In the genome of Leptospira noumeaensis, one region contains:
- a CDS encoding glycosyltransferase family 4 protein: MNEVRVLLLSPLPPPSGGDSTWTVMYLENAPKLGIAVSLVNTSLIGQRSESAGYTYSLFDELKRAFSIWINLLKILIQWKKTNIVHFNSNCSPKGLVRDYLSVLLIKLFSIPIVFHCHCNVPDQLRESKVGFYFLKNIIKLVDRVIVLNSRSRNFISANFQFASDIVPNFINLDLVGLKRNRVLKKLKKITFTGHIRRTKGILEILKVAKAFPQLIFYLIGPMTENLEAEESIGSNVKLLGSMEHDQVLDFLRESDLFVFPSHTEGFSVSMLEAMATGLPVVATDVGANADMIESKGGIIIPANDVFALKKAIERMKDVNLRKKMSIFNIAKVKNNYTSEIVLNKYLNIYKLLV, encoded by the coding sequence GTGAATGAAGTAAGAGTATTACTCCTCTCTCCTCTACCGCCACCATCTGGCGGAGATTCAACATGGACTGTTATGTATTTGGAAAATGCACCAAAACTTGGTATCGCTGTGTCTTTGGTGAATACTTCGTTAATTGGACAAAGGTCTGAATCTGCTGGATATACTTACTCTCTATTTGATGAATTGAAGAGAGCATTTTCAATATGGATCAATTTGTTAAAGATTCTAATCCAGTGGAAAAAAACTAATATAGTTCATTTTAACTCTAATTGTTCCCCGAAAGGTTTAGTCAGAGATTATTTGAGTGTCCTTTTGATAAAATTGTTTTCTATACCAATTGTTTTTCATTGTCATTGCAATGTCCCGGATCAGTTGAGAGAAAGTAAGGTTGGGTTTTATTTTTTAAAAAATATAATAAAATTGGTGGATAGAGTCATCGTACTTAATTCGCGATCTAGAAACTTTATTTCCGCAAATTTTCAATTTGCATCTGATATAGTTCCCAACTTCATCAATTTAGATTTGGTTGGTTTGAAGCGGAATCGAGTTCTTAAGAAACTAAAAAAAATAACTTTTACAGGTCATATTCGACGAACTAAAGGGATTTTAGAAATTCTTAAAGTGGCAAAGGCTTTCCCCCAATTGATATTTTATTTAATTGGTCCGATGACAGAAAATTTGGAAGCAGAAGAATCGATTGGCTCCAATGTAAAGCTACTCGGGAGTATGGAACATGATCAGGTGTTGGATTTTCTAAGAGAATCCGATCTTTTTGTGTTCCCATCGCACACTGAGGGTTTTTCTGTTTCAATGCTCGAAGCTATGGCTACCGGTCTTCCTGTCGTAGCAACTGATGTTGGTGCTAATGCAGATATGATCGAAAGTAAAGGTGGCATTATCATTCCAGCGAACGATGTGTTCGCCCTTAAGAAAGCAATTGAAAGAATGAAAGACGTTAATTTGCGAAAGAAAATGTCTATTTTCAATATTGCAAAAGTTAAAAATAATTATACATCAGAAATAGTTCTTAATAAATACTTAAATATCTATAAGTTGTTAGTATAA
- a CDS encoding glycosyltransferase family 2 protein, with translation MKKTNSGTPTPLVSILMNCYNGAEFLREAIDSVIAQTYQNWELVFWDNQSTDKSAEIVRSYNDPRIKYYYSPEHTKLYKGRNLAIGKVNGKYISFLDTDDVWEKNKLELQMSAFANSDYDLVCSNYDLIDPKSKFIKKANRFNKPSGFITKYLIDEYYIGILTVVFDVTLLKENNLNFNQSYNHIGDFDLFLKLSENHKILYMSNSLASYRIHDNNLSSKKELELLREIKKMIREISHRDFYSRNLKLISKLKLVRQFMLLKLVIRKGKPVKINNILRFMCYDFLKFSKLLILFFIHKLKSNSKV, from the coding sequence ATGAAAAAAACAAATTCAGGGACACCAACCCCTTTAGTAAGTATTTTAATGAATTGTTACAATGGCGCTGAATTTTTAAGAGAAGCCATTGATAGTGTGATCGCTCAGACATATCAAAATTGGGAATTAGTATTTTGGGACAATCAATCAACAGATAAAAGTGCAGAAATTGTTCGCTCTTACAATGATCCAAGAATTAAATATTATTACTCACCTGAACATACTAAACTCTATAAAGGTAGGAATTTAGCAATAGGGAAGGTTAATGGTAAATACATTTCGTTTCTTGATACAGACGATGTTTGGGAAAAAAATAAACTAGAATTGCAGATGTCGGCTTTTGCTAATTCTGATTATGATCTAGTCTGTTCAAATTACGATTTAATTGATCCGAAATCCAAATTTATCAAAAAAGCGAATCGGTTTAACAAACCTTCTGGGTTTATCACCAAATATTTGATAGATGAGTATTATATCGGAATCTTAACAGTCGTTTTTGATGTTACACTATTAAAAGAGAATAATTTAAATTTCAATCAATCCTATAATCACATTGGCGATTTTGATCTGTTTTTAAAATTATCTGAAAATCATAAAATTCTATATATGAGTAACTCTCTGGCCAGTTACAGAATACACGATAATAATTTATCTTCTAAAAAAGAATTGGAACTTTTGCGCGAAATCAAGAAAATGATTCGGGAAATTTCACATAGAGATTTCTATTCTCGCAATTTGAAATTAATTTCAAAACTCAAATTAGTTAGGCAATTTATGCTATTAAAGTTAGTCATTAGAAAAGGGAAACCAGTAAAGATAAATAATATTCTGAGATTTATGTGTTATGATTTTTTAAAGTTTTCTAAATTACTAATATTGTTTTTTATACATAAACTAAAAAGTAACAGTAAAGTTTAG
- the rfbF gene encoding glucose-1-phosphate cytidylyltransferase: MKAIILAGGFGTRLSEYTDVIPKPMVPIGGKPILWHIMNHFARFNHNDFYIALGYKAEVVKEYFLNYRSLNSDFSVNLETGKITHYNSPKVDWNVTLVNTGADTMTGGRLLRMKEIIGNETFLLTYGDGLSNVDMDKLIQFHKSHKKMITVTAVHPGARFGELEIETGRVISFQEKPQTTQGWINGGFFVIEPSFFDLLENDQTILEKSPLETASKNGELMAYQHEGFWQCMDTKRDKDHLEELFQSGRAPWLN, from the coding sequence ATGAAAGCAATCATTTTGGCAGGTGGGTTTGGGACAAGACTTTCCGAATATACAGATGTGATTCCGAAACCAATGGTTCCCATTGGTGGAAAGCCAATCCTATGGCATATCATGAATCACTTTGCGCGGTTTAATCACAATGATTTTTACATTGCTCTTGGTTACAAAGCAGAAGTTGTAAAAGAGTATTTTTTAAACTACCGATCTTTAAATTCTGATTTTTCAGTGAATTTAGAAACAGGCAAAATCACCCATTATAATTCTCCTAAAGTAGATTGGAACGTTACATTAGTCAATACAGGAGCTGACACCATGACAGGTGGGAGGCTTCTGCGAATGAAAGAAATTATTGGAAACGAGACCTTCTTACTCACTTATGGTGATGGACTATCGAATGTTGATATGGATAAACTAATTCAATTTCATAAATCTCATAAAAAAATGATTACAGTGACTGCGGTGCATCCTGGTGCTCGATTTGGTGAATTGGAAATCGAAACAGGTAGAGTCATTAGCTTTCAAGAAAAACCCCAAACAACGCAAGGATGGATTAATGGTGGTTTTTTTGTGATTGAACCTAGTTTTTTTGATCTTCTCGAAAATGATCAAACAATACTTGAAAAATCCCCGCTGGAAACAGCATCTAAAAATGGCGAACTTATGGCATACCAACATGAGGGTTTTTGGCAATGTATGGATACAAAGAGAGACAAAGATCATCTTGAAGAATTATTTCAATCGGGAAGGGCTCCCTGGCTAAATTAA
- a CDS encoding N-acetyl sugar amidotransferase, which yields MNKAYQICTKTVIDSTLPDVTFDKDGISSIYWDFQNNVKPNWFPNEKGHKILETYVDQIKKSAKNKDFDCILGLSGGVDSSYMLHTMVKEYGLRPLVFHVDGGWNSEMAVNNISKLVDKLNLDLFTEVINWNEMRDFQLAWFKSGVPHIDIPQDHAFGAVLYKFSDKYNIKYILNGGNIATECVIMPYKYYYWGTDLVHIRDIIKKYGTIPMKTYPFSSVYRHKIYQKYIKGMKVLKPLNFMPYSKNLAIETLEKEYGWKSYGQKHFESRFTRFYEGYWLPTRFNFDVRRNQLSSLILTGQTTREESLEALKKPSYDPELLKQDFEFIATKLGISADELDHYHKMDLKFYWDYKNDHKKLKFLEKVITFLNLGRRGGAF from the coding sequence ATGAACAAAGCATACCAAATCTGTACAAAAACTGTAATCGATTCAACCCTTCCTGATGTAACATTTGATAAGGATGGAATTTCCAGTATATACTGGGACTTCCAAAACAACGTAAAACCAAATTGGTTTCCAAATGAAAAAGGACATAAAATTCTAGAGACTTACGTTGATCAAATCAAGAAGTCTGCGAAGAATAAAGATTTTGATTGTATATTAGGACTAAGCGGTGGAGTCGATAGTTCCTATATGCTTCACACGATGGTAAAAGAGTATGGACTTAGACCTCTTGTTTTCCACGTAGATGGCGGTTGGAATTCTGAAATGGCCGTGAATAATATAAGTAAACTTGTAGATAAGTTAAATTTAGATTTATTCACAGAGGTAATCAATTGGAATGAAATGAGAGATTTTCAATTAGCATGGTTTAAGTCGGGAGTGCCTCATATTGATATTCCGCAGGATCATGCCTTTGGAGCAGTGCTTTATAAATTTTCAGACAAATATAATATCAAATATATACTCAATGGAGGTAATATAGCAACCGAATGCGTTATTATGCCATATAAGTATTATTATTGGGGTACTGATCTAGTTCATATACGCGATATTATCAAAAAATATGGAACGATACCAATGAAAACTTATCCTTTCAGCTCTGTTTATAGACATAAAATCTATCAGAAGTATATCAAAGGGATGAAAGTACTAAAACCTTTAAATTTTATGCCTTATTCCAAAAACTTGGCAATTGAAACTTTGGAGAAGGAATACGGATGGAAATCATATGGGCAGAAACATTTTGAGTCCAGATTTACGCGGTTTTATGAAGGATATTGGTTACCTACTCGTTTTAATTTTGATGTAAGAAGGAATCAACTTTCAAGTCTGATCTTAACGGGCCAAACGACAAGAGAGGAATCACTAGAAGCTTTAAAAAAGCCATCGTATGATCCAGAATTACTCAAACAAGATTTTGAATTCATTGCTACAAAGCTTGGGATAAGTGCAGATGAATTGGATCATTATCACAAGATGGATTTGAAGTTTTACTGGGATTACAAAAACGACCATAAGAAACTAAAGTTTTTAGAAAAAGTAATTACATTTCTTAACTTAGGTAGAAGGGGTGGGGCTTTTTAG
- the hisH gene encoding imidazole glycerol phosphate synthase subunit HisH: MLTIIDYGLGNILSFQNVYKRINVETQIAKSVAGLENATKLILPGVGAFDHAIDLLNESGMRSKIEELVLEKKIPIIGICVGMQILANSSEEGVKPGLGWISGSVKKFNFNQLEKKIPMPHMGWNDVKPNEAGSELFRELESDSRFYFLHSYYFECTDKQNEISNTDYGIVFSSAIKKNNIYGVQFHPEKSHHYGQILLKNFAEI, encoded by the coding sequence ATGCTTACAATTATAGATTATGGTTTAGGGAATATACTTTCATTTCAAAATGTTTACAAAAGGATAAATGTTGAAACCCAGATTGCAAAATCTGTCGCTGGTTTAGAAAACGCCACTAAATTAATCCTTCCAGGGGTTGGTGCTTTTGACCATGCAATTGACCTTTTAAATGAATCAGGTATGCGAAGTAAAATTGAGGAGTTGGTATTGGAAAAAAAAATTCCCATAATTGGAATTTGCGTAGGTATGCAAATTTTGGCAAATTCAAGTGAAGAAGGAGTAAAACCTGGATTAGGGTGGATATCAGGATCTGTTAAAAAATTTAATTTTAATCAGTTAGAAAAAAAAATTCCCATGCCACATATGGGATGGAACGACGTGAAACCAAATGAAGCTGGATCTGAATTGTTTCGCGAGTTGGAATCAGATTCACGGTTTTATTTTTTACATTCCTATTATTTTGAATGTACGGATAAACAAAACGAAATTTCTAACACAGACTATGGTATTGTTTTTTCAAGTGCTATTAAAAAGAATAATATCTATGGTGTTCAATTTCATCCAGAAAAGAGTCATCACTATGGCCAAATACTTTTAAAAAATTTTGCTGAGATATAA
- a CDS encoding NAD-dependent epimerase/dehydratase family protein, which translates to MISIGKGSLAKLKLLVIGGTGFIGSHIVQKGIDSGLEVTSLSLKKNPNIDKVISIQADLSDRASLHSILSSERYDYVIHCGGYIDHTLFQNGGQKVISNHLTSLFDLVSALDRSNLKKFLYLGSSDEYGNSPSPQKEDLRENPISPYSFAKASASHFLQMLWRTEKFPASVARLFLTYGPGQDEKRFLPQIIKGCLKDTVFPSSLGEQSRDFCYISDTVEGCFKILETSEANGEIFNIASGEKVTIRQIIEKVVSTIGKGKPDFGKVPYRIGENMSLVADISKAKRMLHWNPNTNLDLGLKKTIEYYQ; encoded by the coding sequence ATTATTTCAATCGGGAAGGGCTCCCTGGCTAAATTAAAACTACTAGTCATTGGGGGAACCGGTTTTATCGGGTCTCATATAGTTCAAAAAGGGATCGATAGTGGACTTGAAGTTACTTCCCTTTCACTAAAGAAAAATCCAAATATCGATAAGGTAATTTCGATACAAGCTGATCTATCGGATCGCGCATCGCTGCATTCAATCCTTTCAAGTGAGAGGTATGACTATGTGATTCATTGTGGTGGTTACATCGATCATACATTGTTTCAGAATGGTGGTCAAAAAGTAATTTCTAATCACTTAACTTCTCTTTTTGATTTAGTTTCCGCTCTAGATAGATCAAACTTAAAAAAGTTTTTATATTTGGGTAGTAGTGATGAGTATGGAAATTCTCCTTCGCCTCAAAAGGAAGACCTCCGTGAAAATCCAATTTCACCATATTCTTTTGCTAAAGCCTCAGCTTCTCATTTTTTACAAATGCTTTGGAGGACTGAAAAATTTCCAGCTTCGGTTGCTAGATTGTTTTTAACTTACGGTCCAGGGCAAGATGAAAAAAGATTTTTACCTCAAATCATCAAAGGTTGTTTAAAAGATACCGTGTTTCCGTCATCTCTCGGGGAACAAAGTAGGGACTTTTGTTATATAAGTGATACTGTGGAAGGATGTTTCAAAATTTTAGAAACTAGTGAAGCCAATGGAGAAATTTTTAATATTGCCTCTGGTGAAAAAGTCACGATACGGCAAATCATTGAAAAGGTAGTATCGACCATCGGAAAGGGTAAACCTGATTTTGGAAAAGTTCCTTACCGCATTGGTGAAAATATGTCTTTGGTAGCTGACATTTCAAAAGCTAAGCGAATGCTTCATTGGAATCCAAATACGAACCTAGACCTCGGTCTTAAGAAAACAATCGAATACTATCAATGA